The following coding sequences are from one bacterium window:
- a CDS encoding VOC family protein: protein MGEKIYLHHVCLHVSKLNQSEIFYNGFLGLKKLDAYTVPAEYAKTLFDIQAECRFISFECPEGGGLEIFSTDQSLPHAQGASHFCLGVSQREKLIETLRAANVTIREIAEGDRKVVFILDPDDNLIELKEIAS from the coding sequence ATGGGCGAAAAAATTTATCTTCATCATGTTTGTTTGCATGTTTCCAAGCTCAACCAGTCGGAAATTTTTTACAATGGCTTTTTGGGATTGAAAAAATTGGATGCGTATACTGTGCCGGCGGAGTATGCCAAAACGCTGTTTGATATTCAGGCGGAATGCCGTTTTATTTCTTTTGAATGCCCGGAAGGCGGCGGTTTGGAGATTTTTTCAACAGATCAGTCCCTGCCGCATGCTCAGGGTGCCAGCCATTTTTGTCTCGGGGTATCTCAACGTGAAAAATTGATTGAGACCCTGCGTGCCGCCAATGTCACGATTCGGGAGATTGCCGAGGGTGACCGCAAGGTGGTTTTTATACTGGATCCGGATGACAATTTGATTGAACTAAAAGAAATCGCATCGTAA